One stretch of Streptomyces peucetius DNA includes these proteins:
- a CDS encoding Mrp/NBP35 family ATP-binding protein, which translates to MATEDAVLEALATVNDPEINRPITELGMVKSVDIGDDGTVAVTVYLTVSGCPMRETITRNVSEAVSRVDGVSHVDVTLDVMSDEQRKDLAASLRGTTAEREVPFAKPGSLTRVYAVASGKGGVGKSSVTVNLAAAMAADGLKVGVVDADIYGHSVPRMLGADGRPTQVENMIMPPSANGVKVISIGMFTPGNAPVVWRGPMLHRALQQFLADVYWGDLDVLLLDLPPGTGDIAISVAQLVPNAEILVVTTPQQAAAEVAERAGAIAVQTHQKIVGVVENMSGLPCPHCDEMVDVFGTGGGRSVAEGLTKTTGATVPVLGSIPIDVRLREGGDEGKPVVLTDPDSPAGSALRAIADKLGGRQRGLSGMSLGITPRNKF; encoded by the coding sequence ATGGCTACGGAAGACGCGGTGCTTGAGGCACTGGCGACGGTGAACGACCCCGAGATCAACCGACCGATCACCGAACTGGGCATGGTCAAGTCGGTCGACATCGGGGACGACGGCACGGTCGCCGTCACGGTGTACCTCACCGTCTCCGGCTGTCCCATGCGCGAGACGATCACCAGGAACGTGTCGGAGGCGGTCTCGCGCGTCGACGGCGTCTCACACGTCGACGTCACGCTGGACGTGATGAGCGACGAGCAGCGCAAGGACCTCGCCGCGTCGCTGCGGGGCACCACGGCGGAGCGCGAGGTGCCGTTCGCCAAGCCGGGTTCGCTGACGCGGGTGTACGCGGTGGCGTCCGGCAAGGGCGGTGTCGGCAAGTCGTCGGTGACCGTCAACCTGGCGGCGGCCATGGCCGCCGACGGTCTCAAGGTCGGCGTCGTCGACGCGGACATCTACGGCCACAGCGTGCCGCGCATGCTGGGTGCGGACGGGCGTCCCACCCAGGTCGAGAACATGATCATGCCGCCGTCGGCGAACGGCGTGAAGGTGATCTCCATCGGCATGTTCACCCCGGGCAACGCGCCGGTCGTGTGGCGCGGGCCGATGCTCCACCGGGCGCTTCAGCAGTTCCTCGCCGACGTGTACTGGGGCGACCTGGACGTCCTGCTGCTCGACCTGCCGCCCGGCACCGGCGACATCGCGATCTCCGTCGCCCAGCTCGTCCCGAACGCGGAGATCCTCGTCGTCACCACCCCGCAGCAGGCCGCGGCCGAGGTCGCCGAGCGCGCCGGCGCCATCGCGGTGCAGACGCACCAGAAGATCGTGGGCGTCGTCGAGAACATGTCGGGCCTGCCCTGCCCGCACTGCGACGAGATGGTCGACGTCTTCGGCACCGGCGGCGGCCGGAGTGTCGCGGAGGGCCTGACGAAGACCACCGGCGCGACGGTCCCGGTGCTGGGCTCCATCCCGATCGACGTACGGCTCCGTGAGGGCGGCGACGAGGGCAAGCCGGTCGTCCTGACGGATCCGGACTCCCCGGCGGGCTCGGCGCTGCGCGCGATCGCCGACAAGCTCGGTGGCCGCCAGCGGGGCCTGTCCGGCATGTCCCTGGGCATCACGCCCCGCAACAAGTTCTGA
- the folP gene encoding dihydropteroate synthase, whose protein sequence is MLRLGRREFDAHEPVIMAIVNRTPDSFYDQGATFRDEPALSRVEQAVAEGAAIIDIGGVKAGPGEDVSAEEEARRTVGFVAEVRRRHPDVVISVDTWRHDVGAAVCEAGADVLNDAWGGVDPKLAEVAARYGAGLVCTHAGGSQPRTRPHRVAYDDVMADILRVTLGLAERAVGLGVRRDGIMIDPGHDFGKNTRHSLEATRRLGEMTATGWPVLVSLSNKDFVGETLDKPVKERVLGTLATTAVSAWLGARVYRVHEVAETKQVLDMVASIAGHRPPAVARRGLA, encoded by the coding sequence ATGCTGCGGCTGGGACGGCGCGAGTTCGACGCGCACGAGCCGGTGATCATGGCGATCGTGAACCGGACGCCGGACTCCTTCTACGACCAGGGGGCGACGTTCCGCGACGAGCCCGCGCTCTCCCGGGTGGAGCAGGCGGTGGCGGAGGGTGCCGCGATCATCGACATAGGCGGCGTGAAGGCCGGCCCGGGCGAGGACGTCTCCGCCGAGGAGGAGGCGCGGCGCACGGTCGGTTTCGTGGCCGAGGTGCGGCGGCGCCATCCGGACGTGGTGATCAGCGTCGACACCTGGCGCCATGACGTGGGCGCGGCGGTCTGCGAGGCCGGCGCCGATGTGCTGAACGACGCGTGGGGCGGCGTGGACCCGAAGCTGGCGGAGGTCGCGGCCCGGTACGGCGCCGGGCTGGTGTGCACGCACGCGGGCGGCTCCCAGCCGCGTACGCGTCCCCACCGGGTCGCGTACGACGACGTGATGGCGGACATCCTGCGCGTGACGCTGGGGCTGGCGGAGCGGGCGGTCGGGCTCGGCGTCCGCCGGGACGGGATCATGATCGATCCCGGTCATGACTTCGGCAAGAACACCCGGCACAGTCTGGAGGCCACGCGCCGGCTCGGGGAGATGACGGCGACGGGCTGGCCGGTGCTGGTCTCGCTGTCGAACAAGGACTTCGTCGGCGAGACGCTCGACAAGCCCGTCAAGGAGCGGGTGCTGGGCACGCTCGCGACGACCGCGGTCTCGGCGTGGCTCGGCGCGCGGGTCTACCGGGTGCACGAGGTGGCGGAGACGAAGCAGGTCCTGGACATGGTGGCCTCGATCGCGGGCCACCGTCCGCCGGCGGTCGCACGCCGCGGCCTCGCCTGA
- the sigE gene encoding RNA polymerase sigma factor SigE yields the protein MVGAPLDTTRADRGGAAAPADRGGVLRRLLRSVGEPKSVTNTADRSVPSDSVTTATFASDAESQAWTPPTWEEIVSTHSARVYRLAYRLTGNQHDAEDLTQEVFVRVFRSLSTYTPGTFEGWLHRITTNLFLDMVRRKQRIRFDALGDDAAERLPSREPSPQQVFNDSHFDADVQQALDTLAPEFRAAVVLCDIEGLSYEEIAATLGVKLGTVRSRIHRGRSHLRKALQHRSPEARAEQQRSFAGAVGLAREGGPA from the coding sequence ATGGTAGGGGCTCCGCTGGACACCACCAGAGCCGACAGGGGAGGTGCGGCTGCACCTGCGGATCGGGGAGGAGTGCTCAGGCGCCTTCTCAGGTCGGTGGGTGAGCCGAAATCCGTGACCAACACTGCTGACCGTTCCGTGCCCTCCGACTCCGTCACCACCGCGACCTTCGCATCGGATGCGGAATCGCAGGCGTGGACTCCTCCCACGTGGGAGGAGATCGTCAGTACGCACAGCGCACGGGTCTACCGCCTCGCGTACCGCCTGACGGGGAACCAGCACGACGCGGAGGACCTCACCCAGGAGGTCTTCGTCCGCGTCTTCCGCTCCCTGTCGACGTACACACCCGGCACCTTCGAGGGCTGGCTCCACCGGATCACCACGAACCTGTTCCTGGACATGGTCCGCCGCAAGCAGCGGATCCGTTTCGACGCCCTCGGTGACGACGCGGCCGAGCGGCTGCCCAGCCGTGAGCCGTCCCCGCAGCAGGTCTTCAACGACAGCCACTTCGACGCGGACGTGCAGCAGGCGCTGGACACCCTCGCGCCCGAGTTCCGCGCCGCGGTCGTGCTCTGTGACATCGAGGGTCTGTCGTACGAGGAGATCGCCGCGACCCTGGGCGTGAAGCTCGGGACCGTCCGCAGCCGGATCCACCGCGGCCGCTCCCACCTGCGCAAGGCCCTGCAGCACCGTTCTCCGGAGGCACGCGCCGAGCAGCAGCGTTCGTTCGCGGGTGCCGTCGGGCTGGCGAGGGAGGGCGGGCCGGCGTGA
- the dapE gene encoding succinyl-diaminopimelate desuccinylase → MHPTALDLTLDAPALTAALVDFPSVSGSEKPLADAVEEALRELPHLTVDRHGNNVVARTHLGRTERVVLAGHIDTVPIADNVPSRLDENGILWGCGTSDMKSGVAVQLRIAATVPEPNRDLTFVFYDNEEVAAHLNGLGHVAEAHPDWLDGDFAVLLEPSDAQVEGGCQGTLRVHLRTKGERAHSARSWMGSNAIHAVAPILDRLASYEPRRPVIDGLEYREGLNAVGIEGGVATNVIPDECTVVVNYRYAPDRSMAEAEAHVREVFAGCGLSEIVVDDHTGGALPGLSHPAAAAFMEAVGGTAQPKFGWTDVSRFSALGVPAVNYGPGDALFAHKRDEHVAVDKITHCEQRLRDWLTS, encoded by the coding sequence ATGCATCCGACCGCGCTTGACCTCACCCTCGACGCTCCCGCGCTCACCGCCGCCCTGGTCGACTTCCCGTCGGTCAGCGGCAGCGAGAAGCCCCTCGCCGACGCCGTCGAGGAGGCGCTGCGCGAGCTGCCGCACCTCACGGTCGACCGGCACGGCAACAACGTCGTGGCCAGGACGCACCTCGGCCGCACCGAGCGCGTGGTGCTCGCCGGACACATCGACACCGTCCCGATCGCCGACAACGTGCCGTCGAGGCTCGACGAGAACGGCATCCTGTGGGGCTGCGGCACCAGCGACATGAAGTCGGGCGTCGCGGTCCAGCTGCGGATCGCCGCCACCGTTCCCGAGCCCAACCGCGACCTCACCTTCGTCTTCTACGACAACGAAGAGGTCGCCGCACACCTCAACGGTCTGGGACACGTGGCCGAGGCCCACCCCGACTGGCTGGACGGTGACTTCGCGGTCCTTCTGGAGCCCTCCGACGCCCAGGTCGAGGGCGGCTGCCAGGGCACGCTCCGGGTCCACCTGCGGACGAAGGGGGAACGCGCGCACTCCGCCCGCAGCTGGATGGGGTCCAACGCCATCCACGCCGTCGCCCCGATCCTCGACCGCCTCGCCTCCTACGAGCCGCGCCGGCCGGTCATCGACGGGCTGGAGTACCGGGAGGGCCTCAACGCCGTCGGCATCGAGGGAGGTGTGGCCACCAATGTCATCCCCGACGAATGCACTGTGGTGGTCAACTACCGCTACGCCCCGGACCGCAGCATGGCCGAGGCCGAGGCGCATGTCCGCGAGGTGTTCGCCGGCTGCGGTCTGAGCGAGATCGTGGTGGACGACCACACGGGCGGTGCCCTGCCCGGTCTCTCGCACCCGGCCGCCGCCGCGTTCATGGAGGCGGTCGGCGGGACGGCGCAGCCCAAGTTCGGCTGGACCGACGTCTCACGCTTCAGCGCGCTCGGCGTGCCCGCGGTCAATTACGGCCCCGGTGACGCGCTCTTCGCCCACAAGCGGGACGAACACGTCGCCGTGGACAAGATCACACACTGCGAGCAGCGGCTGCGCGACTGGCTGACTTCCTGA
- a CDS encoding S1C family serine protease: MDDGKPTGPKAKWWSRPSTGRGVPSGPEAPASDVTPVAPDTSSDASPAQDESPPGTGTEPTVATDAATARADATVELPEPVADDGGTAQADAPAAAVVPAQARHRPLHEPDAYSTPPYGGPGPWAPAPPVQRPVPTPAHGTSLPPQYATAGAGTTAGGYAQHPPHEPHTQPQPGPQAQPHSHTHPAPPVMAPPAPAPVAAPAGERPQPLSSMWLQYDPWSAPGQPLTHHGAAPAPRRRRGALLIGALVLALVSGGVGGAVGAYVERNGGMTRIELPQAGPESADRAPDSVAGIAARALPSVVTLHVSGDTEQGTGTGFVLDEQGHILTNNHVVDPAGTDGDISVTFSGGETAKATLVGKDSGYDLAVVKVTGVGGLKPLPLGNSENVQVGDPVVAIGAPFDLQNTVTSGIISAKERPITAGGEKGDGSDISYVDALQTDAPINPGNSGGPLVDSQARVIGINSAIRAADTGAGPDGGQAGSIGLGFAIPINQGKRVAEELISTGKATHPVIGVSLDMRFTGDGARVGEKGQDDTPAVTPGGPAAEAGVKPGDVITKVDGRRVHSGEELIVKIRAHRPGDRLELTLRRGGDERTMTLVLGSADSS, from the coding sequence ATGGACGACGGGAAGCCCACCGGACCCAAGGCGAAGTGGTGGAGCCGCCCCAGCACAGGACGCGGGGTTCCTTCCGGACCGGAGGCCCCCGCGTCCGACGTGACGCCCGTGGCGCCGGACACTTCGTCGGACGCCTCGCCGGCACAGGACGAGTCGCCCCCGGGGACGGGCACCGAGCCGACGGTGGCGACGGACGCCGCCACCGCCCGGGCAGACGCCACGGTGGAGCTGCCCGAGCCGGTGGCCGACGACGGCGGGACCGCCCAGGCCGACGCTCCGGCAGCCGCGGTGGTCCCCGCCCAGGCCAGGCACCGGCCGCTGCACGAGCCTGACGCCTACAGCACCCCGCCGTACGGCGGGCCGGGGCCCTGGGCGCCTGCTCCTCCCGTACAGCGGCCGGTGCCGACGCCGGCCCACGGCACATCGCTGCCCCCGCAGTACGCGACGGCCGGGGCCGGGACGACCGCCGGTGGCTACGCCCAGCACCCGCCCCACGAGCCTCACACGCAGCCGCAGCCCGGCCCACAAGCCCAACCCCACAGCCACACCCACCCCGCCCCGCCCGTCATGGCTCCTCCGGCGCCCGCTCCCGTCGCGGCCCCGGCCGGCGAGCGTCCGCAGCCGCTGTCCTCCATGTGGCTCCAGTACGACCCCTGGAGCGCCCCTGGGCAGCCGCTCACACACCACGGAGCGGCGCCCGCGCCGCGCAGGCGCCGCGGGGCGCTGCTCATCGGGGCCCTGGTGCTCGCGCTCGTCTCGGGCGGTGTCGGCGGCGCCGTCGGCGCGTACGTGGAACGCAACGGCGGCATGACCCGGATCGAGCTTCCGCAGGCCGGCCCCGAGAGTGCCGACCGCGCGCCCGACAGCGTCGCAGGCATCGCCGCCCGCGCCCTGCCGAGCGTCGTCACCCTGCACGTCAGCGGCGACACCGAACAGGGCACGGGTACCGGATTCGTACTGGACGAGCAGGGCCACATCCTCACGAACAACCATGTCGTCGACCCGGCCGGCACCGACGGGGACATCTCCGTCACCTTCAGCGGCGGCGAAACGGCCAAGGCCACCCTGGTCGGCAAGGACAGCGGCTACGACCTGGCGGTCGTCAAGGTCACCGGGGTCGGCGGCCTCAAGCCACTGCCGCTGGGCAACTCGGAGAACGTCCAGGTCGGCGACCCCGTCGTCGCCATCGGCGCGCCTTTCGACCTCCAGAACACCGTCACCTCGGGGATCATCAGCGCCAAGGAGCGCCCGATCACCGCAGGCGGTGAGAAGGGCGACGGCAGCGACATCAGCTATGTCGACGCGCTGCAGACCGACGCTCCGATAAACCCCGGCAACTCGGGCGGCCCGCTGGTGGACAGCCAGGCCCGGGTCATCGGCATCAACAGCGCCATCCGGGCCGCCGACACCGGCGCCGGACCCGACGGGGGCCAGGCCGGTTCCATCGGACTGGGCTTCGCCATCCCCATCAACCAGGGGAAGCGCGTCGCCGAGGAGCTGATCAGCACCGGCAAGGCCACGCACCCGGTGATCGGGGTCAGCCTCGACATGCGCTTCACCGGTGACGGTGCCCGGGTCGGCGAGAAGGGGCAGGACGACACCCCCGCCGTCACCCCGGGCGGCCCCGCCGCCGAAGCGGGCGTCAAGCCGGGCGACGTCATCACGAAGGTCGACGGCCGGCGGGTGCACAGTGGCGAGGAGCTGATCGTCAAGATCCGGGCCCACCGTCCCGGTGACAGGCTGGAGCTCACCTTGCGGCGCGGTGGCGACGAGCGGACCATGACGCTGGTCCTCGGCTCCGCCGACAGCTCATGA
- a CDS encoding enoyl-CoA hydratase/isomerase family protein, with the protein MADSVLYDVTDGLATITINRPEAMNAMNVDAKVALRDAAQAAAADSGVRAVLLTAAGGKAFCVGQDLKEHVSLLAADRESGSGGTMSTVREHYNPIVRALTGMQKPVVAGVNGVAAGAGLGFALAADYRVVADTAKFTTSFAGVALTADSGVSWTLPRLIGQSRAADLLLFPRSFSAQEAFEWGIANKLVPADELATEAAAVARALADGPTVAYAALKESMAYGADRSLSEALDKEEELQAKAGASEDHAIAVQAFLSKEAPKYLGR; encoded by the coding sequence ATGGCCGACTCCGTGCTGTACGACGTGACCGACGGACTCGCGACGATCACGATCAACCGGCCCGAGGCCATGAACGCGATGAATGTCGACGCCAAGGTCGCCCTGCGGGACGCCGCACAGGCCGCGGCCGCCGACAGCGGCGTGCGTGCGGTGCTGCTGACGGCGGCCGGCGGCAAGGCGTTCTGCGTGGGCCAGGACCTCAAGGAGCACGTGTCGCTGCTCGCCGCGGACCGCGAGTCCGGCAGCGGCGGGACAATGAGCACGGTCCGCGAGCACTACAACCCGATCGTCCGCGCCCTGACCGGTATGCAGAAGCCGGTCGTCGCCGGGGTGAACGGCGTCGCCGCCGGGGCGGGTCTCGGTTTCGCGCTGGCGGCGGACTACCGCGTCGTCGCCGACACGGCCAAGTTCACGACGTCGTTCGCGGGCGTGGCGCTCACCGCCGACTCCGGGGTGTCGTGGACGCTGCCGCGGCTGATCGGGCAGAGCCGCGCCGCGGACCTGCTGCTGTTCCCGCGCTCGTTCTCCGCGCAGGAGGCGTTCGAGTGGGGCATCGCGAACAAGCTCGTCCCGGCGGACGAACTGGCGACCGAGGCCGCCGCCGTGGCGCGCGCCCTGGCCGACGGTCCCACGGTCGCGTACGCGGCGCTGAAGGAGTCCATGGCGTACGGCGCGGACCGTTCGCTGAGCGAGGCGCTGGACAAGGAGGAGGAGCTCCAGGCGAAGGCGGGCGCCTCCGAGGACCACGCGATCGCCGTGCAGGCGTTCCTGTCCAAGGAGGCCCCCAAGTATCTGGGCCGTTAG
- a CDS encoding TIGR00730 family Rossman fold protein, giving the protein MSNPEGLRALEEQRLGPVLRRRDQIRPGTTDQRLLDTEGDSQWVHTDPWRVMRIQSEFVEGFGALAELPGAISVFGSARTPAGTPEYEVGVKLGSALATAGFAVITGGGPGVMEAANKGARDARGISVGLGIELPFEQGINAHVDIGVNFRYFFVRKTMFVKYAQGFVVLPGGLGTLDELFEALTLVQTRKVTRFPIVLFGSEYWSGLVDWLRNTVIAQGKASEKDLMLFHVTDDVDEAVALVSKETGR; this is encoded by the coding sequence ATGAGCAACCCCGAGGGATTGCGGGCGCTGGAGGAGCAGCGGCTGGGACCGGTACTGCGCCGCAGGGATCAGATCAGGCCGGGCACCACGGACCAGCGGCTGCTCGACACCGAAGGCGATTCCCAGTGGGTGCACACCGACCCGTGGCGGGTCATGCGCATCCAGTCCGAGTTCGTCGAGGGCTTCGGCGCACTCGCCGAACTGCCCGGCGCCATCAGCGTCTTCGGCTCCGCCCGCACCCCGGCCGGCACGCCCGAGTACGAGGTCGGCGTCAAGCTCGGCAGCGCGCTCGCCACCGCGGGCTTCGCGGTGATCACGGGCGGTGGCCCGGGTGTGATGGAGGCCGCGAACAAGGGCGCGCGCGACGCCCGGGGCATCTCGGTAGGCCTCGGCATCGAGCTGCCCTTCGAGCAGGGCATCAACGCACACGTCGACATCGGGGTGAACTTCCGCTACTTCTTCGTCCGCAAGACGATGTTCGTGAAGTACGCGCAGGGCTTCGTCGTCCTGCCCGGCGGACTGGGCACCCTCGACGAACTCTTCGAGGCGCTCACCCTCGTCCAGACGCGCAAGGTGACGCGGTTCCCGATCGTGCTCTTCGGGTCGGAGTACTGGAGCGGCCTGGTCGACTGGCTGCGGAACACCGTGATCGCCCAGGGGAAGGCGTCCGAGAAGGACCTGATGCTCTTCCACGTCACCGACGACGTGGACGAGGCGGTGGCCCTGGTCTCCAAGGAGACGGGCCGGTAA
- a CDS encoding DivIVA domain-containing protein produces MFWFLLIAMVVVIAAVTLVVLGGSDTAALPEAAPEQLVDPLPLDRPVGRADVDALRLPVGMRGYRMADVDEVLGRLGAELAERDARIAELESALAGAQATAGGRSDMFDKPGEEQGR; encoded by the coding sequence GTGTTCTGGTTCTTGCTGATCGCGATGGTCGTGGTCATCGCGGCGGTCACCCTCGTCGTGCTCGGCGGCAGCGACACCGCTGCGCTGCCGGAGGCCGCCCCCGAGCAGCTGGTCGACCCGCTGCCGCTCGACAGGCCCGTCGGCCGCGCCGACGTCGACGCGCTGCGCCTGCCCGTCGGTATGCGCGGCTACCGGATGGCCGACGTGGACGAGGTGCTCGGCCGCCTCGGCGCGGAGCTCGCCGAGCGGGACGCGCGCATCGCCGAGCTGGAGTCGGCGCTCGCGGGGGCACAGGCCACCGCCGGCGGCCGGTCCGACATGTTCGACAAGCCCGGAGAGGAGCAGGGCCGGTGA
- a CDS encoding anti-sigma factor family protein produces MSGTGPTPAEQHLGDRLAALVDGELEHDARDRVLAHLATCPRCKAEADAQRRLKNVFAQSAPPPLSEGLLARLQGLPAAPAAGDDDEPGPFGGGRVAGGVFGGLNPSAGRPRDPRAETFGYVPGGAHAAVLPGGGSGFRIHEVGRAEAERSPWRGRRFAFAAASAVSFAAIALGGAVPLDVLSDSGSRGQGGGNKVTPLRTTTPTTATNGSGTGSSGGATSLRGTEGERRRGTGSGQVRPGSGPVVAAVPGEPAGQTLNRSFGVSPLNHASAMSPLIRPTASVLRLAAAPAIGPAATPVPTHLAAPTQPAPPLPPSR; encoded by the coding sequence GTGAGCGGTACAGGTCCGACCCCCGCGGAACAGCATCTGGGGGACCGGCTCGCCGCGCTTGTCGACGGAGAGCTGGAACACGACGCCAGGGACCGCGTCCTCGCACATCTGGCGACCTGCCCGCGGTGCAAGGCGGAGGCCGACGCCCAGCGACGCCTCAAGAACGTCTTCGCCCAGTCCGCCCCGCCTCCCCTGTCCGAGGGGCTGCTCGCGCGGCTCCAAGGGCTGCCCGCGGCGCCCGCAGCCGGTGACGACGACGAGCCCGGCCCCTTCGGCGGCGGCCGCGTGGCGGGCGGGGTGTTCGGAGGGCTGAACCCGTCCGCGGGAAGACCGCGCGACCCCCGCGCGGAGACGTTCGGATACGTCCCCGGGGGCGCCCACGCGGCCGTTCTGCCCGGTGGCGGGAGCGGCTTCCGGATCCACGAGGTGGGCCGGGCGGAGGCTGAGCGTTCGCCGTGGCGCGGCAGACGCTTCGCCTTCGCGGCGGCCAGCGCCGTCTCCTTCGCCGCCATCGCCCTGGGCGGTGCGGTTCCTCTGGACGTCTTGTCGGACTCCGGTTCCCGCGGCCAGGGCGGCGGGAACAAGGTGACGCCACTGCGCACGACGACGCCCACCACCGCCACGAACGGCTCCGGCACCGGTTCCTCGGGCGGCGCGACATCGCTGCGCGGCACGGAGGGCGAGCGTCGGCGCGGGACGGGGAGCGGCCAGGTCAGGCCCGGCTCAGGGCCGGTCGTCGCGGCCGTGCCGGGTGAGCCGGCCGGTCAGACGCTGAACCGCTCCTTCGGGGTGTCGCCTCTGAATCATGCCTCGGCGATGTCGCCGCTGATCCGTCCGACGGCGTCCGTGCTCCGGCTCGCCGCCGCTCCGGCGATCGGCCCGGCCGCCACTCCCGTCCCCACGCACCTGGCGGCTCCCACGCAGCCCGCCCCGCCGCTGCCGCCCTCGCGCTGA
- a CDS encoding DUF3117 domain-containing protein, with amino-acid sequence MAAMKPRTGDGPLEVTKEGRGIVMRVPLEGGGRLVVELTPDEADALGDALKKVVG; translated from the coding sequence ATGGCGGCCATGAAGCCGCGGACGGGCGACGGCCCGCTCGAGGTGACCAAGGAGGGGCGGGGCATCGTCATGCGCGTTCCGCTCGAAGGCGGCGGTCGTCTTGTCGTCGAACTGACTCCGGACGAAGCCGATGCACTCGGCGACGCCCTGAAGAAGGTCGTCGGCTGA
- a CDS encoding DNA-3-methyladenine glycosylase I: MAGGAVPGPDGGLRCPWGLSTADYVAYHDDEWGRPVHGDDALFERLCLEAFQSGLSWITILRRREGFRSAFDGFKIASVAAFTDADEERLLADPGIIRNRAKIAATLANARVLADWPSGDLDSLIWSYAPDGARRAAPRTVADVPAVTDESTALAKALKKRGLRFVGPTTAYALMQACGLVDDHLADCVFRGGAAGGSGQDRA, from the coding sequence TTGGCCGGGGGCGCCGTACCGGGCCCGGACGGGGGACTGCGCTGTCCCTGGGGTCTGTCCACCGCTGACTACGTGGCGTACCACGACGACGAGTGGGGCCGCCCGGTCCACGGCGACGACGCCCTGTTCGAACGGCTCTGCCTGGAGGCCTTCCAGTCCGGGCTGTCCTGGATAACGATCCTGCGCCGCCGTGAAGGGTTCCGCAGCGCCTTCGACGGCTTCAAGATCGCCTCGGTGGCAGCGTTCACCGACGCCGACGAGGAGCGCCTCCTCGCCGACCCCGGCATCATCCGCAACCGCGCCAAGATCGCCGCGACCCTCGCCAACGCGCGCGTGCTCGCCGACTGGCCCTCGGGGGACCTGGACAGCCTGATCTGGTCGTACGCCCCCGACGGTGCCCGGCGAGCCGCGCCACGCACCGTCGCCGACGTACCGGCCGTCACCGACGAGTCCACGGCACTGGCCAAGGCGCTCAAGAAGCGCGGACTGCGTTTCGTCGGCCCGACGACGGCGTACGCCCTGATGCAGGCGTGCGGGCTCGTCGACGATCACCTCGCCGACTGCGTCTTCCGGGGCGGCGCCGCGGGAGGGAGCGGACAGGACCGGGCCTAA
- a CDS encoding O-methyltransferase: MQSASRQLRGRERVITANQQTSWAFADAFVAEDDALHWARDRARDSGLPSVSPGTGAALRLLAATADAKAVAEIGTGTGVSGIYLLHGMRPDGVLTTVDLEPERQQFAKEAFRAAGFAANRARFIPGRALDVLPRLADGGYDLVFCDGDRTESLDYLAESLRLLRPGGLVCFEGVFADGRTVDSAAQPAEVLRVRELLRAVRESAELLPTLLPVGDGLLCAVRRP, from the coding sequence ATACAGTCAGCGTCGCGCCAACTACGGGGACGGGAGAGGGTCATAACCGCCAACCAGCAGACGAGCTGGGCGTTCGCCGACGCCTTCGTCGCCGAGGACGACGCTCTGCACTGGGCCCGGGACCGGGCCCGGGACTCAGGGCTGCCCTCGGTGTCGCCGGGCACCGGCGCCGCACTGCGACTGCTGGCGGCCACGGCGGACGCGAAGGCGGTCGCCGAGATCGGCACGGGCACCGGGGTCTCCGGGATCTACCTGCTGCACGGTATGCGCCCCGACGGCGTCCTGACCACGGTGGACCTGGAGCCGGAGCGCCAGCAGTTCGCCAAGGAGGCGTTCCGCGCGGCCGGCTTCGCCGCGAACCGCGCCCGCTTCATTCCCGGCCGCGCGCTCGACGTCCTTCCGCGGCTCGCGGACGGCGGCTACGACCTCGTCTTCTGCGACGGTGACCGCACCGAGTCCCTCGACTACCTCGCTGAATCGTTGCGCCTGCTGCGGCCCGGCGGGCTGGTCTGCTTCGAGGGCGTCTTCGCCGACGGCCGTACGGTCGACTCGGCGGCACAGCCGGCGGAGGTGCTGCGGGTGCGGGAGCTGTTGCGGGCGGTGCGGGAGAGCGCGGAGCTCCTGCCGACGCTGTTGCCGGTCGGCGACGGCCTCCTGTGCGCGGTGCGCCGCCCCTGA
- a CDS encoding sec-independent translocase, whose protein sequence is MFNDIGALELVALVVLAVLIFGPDKLPKVIQDASRFIRKVRAFSENAKEDIRSELGPEFKDFEFEDLNPKTYLRKQLAENEDLKELKELRSSFDLKKEINEVADAVNGSEHSGVSESSVPAAVNGSSTGGPDLLKKGEKAAHDERPPFDADAT, encoded by the coding sequence GTGTTCAATGACATAGGCGCACTCGAGCTGGTGGCGCTCGTGGTTCTCGCCGTGCTCATCTTCGGCCCGGACAAGCTGCCGAAGGTCATCCAGGACGCCAGCCGCTTCATCCGCAAGGTCCGCGCGTTCTCGGAGAACGCGAAGGAGGACATCCGCAGCGAGCTGGGTCCGGAGTTCAAGGACTTCGAGTTCGAGGACCTCAACCCGAAGACCTACCTCCGCAAGCAGCTCGCGGAGAACGAGGATCTGAAGGAACTCAAGGAGCTCCGCAGCAGCTTCGATCTCAAGAAGGAGATCAACGAGGTCGCCGACGCCGTCAACGGATCGGAGCATTCCGGTGTGTCGGAGAGTTCCGTCCCCGCCGCGGTGAACGGTTCCTCCACAGGCGGCCCCGACCTGCTCAAGAAGGGCGAGAAGGCCGCCCACGACGAGCGCCCGCCCTTCGACGCAGACGCCACCTGA